One stretch of Longimicrobiaceae bacterium DNA includes these proteins:
- a CDS encoding M3 family metallopeptidase — protein sequence MKTIIIAAGACLLPLSSVACTGSTGAQALRGPGPSPADTMQINPLLAPWMGPYGGVPPWDRVRPADFPEAFRIAIDRRRAEIEAIANNPDSPTFENTFVPLEDAGRELDRVRALFGVLTNNLSTPEVQTIEREWSPRLAAASDEIVFNQALFRRIESIYENRERSGLTPEQQRLVELTYQRFVRAGAKLDSLQKERLSKLNQELAGLFAEFANRVLADENSWVHIENEEDLAGLPASLRASYRAAAEERGLPGWAVVNTRSSVDPLLTFAENRSLRERVWKAFKNRGDNGDPNDTKEIIERIVRLRAERARLLGFESHAHWRMQGTMAEDPERARELMLRVWPAAVARVREEVADMQAIADREGAGITIEPWDYLYYAEKVRQERYDLDQNEIKPYFELDNMMRAVFWTAEQLYGLTFHEITGQVPVFHPDVRVWEVREGDQHVGLFYSDNFARGGKRSGAWATTYRSHESFTGEEITPLASNNNNFVKGAPGEPVLISLDDAETLFHEFGHALHALLSEVRYPGLATTPRDFVEYPSQVLEHWVLTRPVLDRFARHYQTGEPMPQELVERIEASRTFNQGYATTEYLAAALVDMALHTLPDGDIDAAEFERQALEEIGMPREIALRHRLPHFNHLFTSDAYSAGYYSYLWSEVMDADTWKAFEESGNVFDPELAARMREYILAPGNSTDRAEAYRQFRGRDPRVEALLEVRGFPVEAVQ from the coding sequence ATGAAGACGATCATCATAGCCGCGGGCGCGTGCCTGCTCCCTTTGAGCTCGGTCGCCTGTACCGGTTCGACCGGCGCCCAGGCGCTCCGCGGCCCTGGACCTTCCCCTGCCGACACCATGCAGATCAACCCCTTGCTCGCTCCCTGGATGGGCCCTTATGGCGGCGTGCCGCCCTGGGATCGCGTTCGCCCGGCCGATTTTCCGGAGGCCTTCAGGATCGCCATCGACCGGCGGCGAGCCGAGATCGAGGCGATCGCCAACAACCCCGACTCGCCCACCTTCGAGAACACGTTCGTGCCGCTCGAAGACGCCGGCCGGGAGCTCGATCGGGTGCGCGCCCTCTTCGGAGTGCTCACCAACAACCTCAGCACCCCCGAAGTCCAGACCATCGAGCGCGAGTGGTCCCCTCGACTGGCCGCCGCCTCGGACGAGATCGTCTTCAACCAGGCGCTCTTTCGGCGAATCGAGAGCATCTACGAGAACCGTGAGCGCAGCGGCCTCACGCCCGAGCAGCAGAGGCTGGTCGAGCTCACCTACCAGCGTTTTGTGCGCGCCGGAGCGAAGCTGGACTCGCTGCAGAAGGAGCGGCTGAGCAAGCTGAACCAGGAGCTCGCGGGGCTCTTCGCCGAGTTCGCCAACCGGGTGCTGGCGGACGAGAACAGCTGGGTGCACATCGAGAACGAAGAGGACCTCGCCGGTCTGCCGGCTTCGCTGCGGGCCTCGTACCGGGCTGCCGCGGAAGAGCGAGGGCTCCCCGGCTGGGCCGTCGTCAACACCCGATCCAGCGTCGATCCGCTCCTGACCTTCGCGGAGAATCGATCGCTACGGGAGCGGGTGTGGAAGGCGTTCAAGAATCGGGGAGACAACGGCGACCCCAACGACACCAAGGAGATCATCGAGCGGATCGTCCGTCTGCGTGCGGAGCGGGCAAGGCTACTGGGCTTCGAGAGCCACGCCCACTGGCGCATGCAGGGCACGATGGCGGAGGATCCCGAGCGGGCGAGAGAGCTGATGCTGCGGGTGTGGCCAGCGGCAGTCGCGCGGGTCCGCGAGGAGGTGGCCGACATGCAGGCGATCGCGGATCGGGAGGGAGCCGGCATTACCATCGAGCCGTGGGACTACCTCTACTACGCCGAGAAGGTCCGGCAGGAGCGGTACGATCTCGATCAGAACGAGATCAAGCCCTACTTCGAGCTGGACAACATGATGCGGGCCGTGTTCTGGACCGCCGAGCAGCTCTACGGCCTCACCTTCCACGAGATCACCGGCCAGGTGCCGGTCTTCCATCCGGACGTGCGCGTCTGGGAGGTCCGGGAGGGTGATCAGCACGTGGGCCTCTTCTACAGCGACAACTTCGCCCGCGGCGGCAAGCGCTCGGGAGCCTGGGCGACCACCTATCGCAGCCACGAGAGTTTCACCGGGGAAGAGATCACTCCGCTCGCCTCGAACAACAACAACTTCGTCAAGGGAGCTCCAGGCGAGCCGGTGCTGATTTCTCTAGACGACGCGGAGACGCTCTTCCACGAGTTTGGCCATGCGCTGCACGCCCTGCTCTCGGAGGTGCGCTATCCGGGGCTGGCCACAACGCCGCGTGACTTCGTCGAGTACCCGTCGCAGGTGCTCGAGCACTGGGTGCTCACGCGGCCTGTATTGGACCGTTTCGCCCGCCACTACCAGACGGGTGAGCCGATGCCCCAGGAGCTGGTGGAGCGGATCGAGGCGAGCCGCACCTTCAACCAGGGATACGCCACCACCGAGTACCTGGCGGCGGCGCTGGTGGACATGGCGCTACACACCCTGCCCGATGGAGATATCGATGCCGCGGAGTTCGAGCGGCAGGCCCTCGAGGAGATCGGCATGCCGCGCGAGATCGCGCTACGGCACCGGCTGCCGCATTTCAACCACCTCTTCACCAGCGACGCCTACTCGGCTGGCTATTACAGCTACCTCTGGTCGGAGGTGATGGACGCGGACACGTGGAAGG